A genomic segment from Actinomyces lilanjuaniae encodes:
- a CDS encoding GNAT family N-acetyltransferase — MSVELVTASGPEVVEAMERLIPQLSRSAPALTAEQCEALVAQEGVYLFVFRPDTQEQEPAPILGMLTLATFTIPTGLRAWVEDVVVDADARGQGAGQALVEAAVEHAAGLGARTVDLTSRPTREAANRLYRRAGFSLRETNVYRYARD, encoded by the coding sequence ATGTCCGTCGAGCTCGTCACCGCCTCCGGCCCGGAGGTCGTCGAGGCCATGGAGAGGCTCATCCCCCAGCTGTCCCGCAGCGCCCCGGCACTGACAGCCGAGCAGTGCGAGGCCCTGGTGGCCCAGGAGGGTGTCTACCTCTTCGTCTTCCGCCCCGACACCCAGGAGCAGGAGCCTGCGCCCATCCTGGGGATGCTGACCCTGGCCACCTTCACCATCCCTACCGGGCTGCGCGCCTGGGTCGAGGACGTCGTCGTCGATGCCGACGCCCGGGGCCAGGGAGCCGGGCAGGCCCTGGTGGAGGCTGCTGTCGAGCACGCCGCCGGGCTGGGTGCGCGCACCGTGGACCTCACCTCCCGTCCCACCCGTGAGGCGGCCAACCGCCTCTACCGCCGTGCGGGGTTCTCGCTGCGGGAGACCAACGTCTACCGCTACGCCCGGGACTGA